One window of Bacteroidota bacterium genomic DNA carries:
- a CDS encoding peroxidase family protein, producing MPYPQMHGMMAVRGCPHQSIGSFTRLSPDYTALAVSEAAAAALGAKGGIMDGGAHPSNEITLPAAYIFFAQFIDHDITLDAGGTALSDSPLSRSRIETIPNFRSPTLDLDSVYGFGPEVSPFLYDDGKDAIFGRLRTGNLVNKNDLPRVLKQEQDGSFTGRALIGDPRNDENIFIAQLHLLFLRFHNCLLTKYRATSRSAQEAFEEAQRQARYHFQHLVVFDFLERICDPAIFAYVRDRIRRGDAYPFFYTPSGDRHLPMPAEFSVAAFRFGHTLVRDTYPVNRENQRIQLFDERFGTTGFAPVPPELTVDWSYLLDVDSAIPFARCMAFDHLLARELIRLPIEVVGSAPAHEQSLAFRNLRRGHVFGLPSGQTVAQQLAFAYNQDDTQRIDPAADVEFGKIPGWNNLDATMRSDLESATPLFFYVLREAGVLGGGDRLGPVGSAILLEVFGGALLACHDSILTGPGRTFRPLPEVAGDGDFRLADVARYVQACLNSSG from the coding sequence ATGCCCTACCCACAGATGCATGGCATGATGGCCGTGCGAGGCTGTCCCCACCAGAGCATTGGCTCGTTTACGCGCCTCAGCCCTGATTACACGGCGCTCGCGGTTTCTGAGGCCGCAGCAGCCGCGCTCGGTGCCAAAGGAGGCATCATGGACGGCGGCGCTCACCCAAGCAACGAGATCACGCTTCCCGCTGCCTACATCTTCTTTGCCCAGTTCATCGACCACGACATCACGCTCGATGCCGGAGGCACAGCGCTCAGCGACTCCCCGCTCTCCCGCTCAAGGATCGAGACCATCCCCAACTTCCGCTCCCCGACGCTCGACCTCGACTCCGTCTACGGATTCGGTCCGGAGGTGAGCCCGTTCCTTTATGACGACGGCAAGGACGCCATTTTTGGTCGCCTTCGAACGGGCAACCTCGTCAACAAGAATGACCTGCCGCGTGTCCTGAAGCAAGAGCAAGATGGCTCGTTCACGGGCCGAGCGCTCATCGGCGACCCCCGCAACGACGAGAACATCTTCATCGCTCAGCTGCATCTGCTCTTCCTTCGCTTTCACAATTGCCTCCTTACCAAGTATCGCGCTACGAGTCGGTCTGCTCAGGAGGCCTTCGAAGAAGCGCAGCGGCAAGCGCGCTACCACTTCCAGCATCTCGTCGTCTTCGACTTTCTCGAACGCATCTGCGACCCCGCAATCTTCGCGTACGTCCGCGACCGCATCCGCCGTGGAGATGCCTACCCCTTCTTCTACACCCCCTCGGGTGATCGGCACCTCCCCATGCCGGCCGAATTCAGCGTGGCCGCCTTTCGGTTTGGGCATACGCTGGTCCGCGATACCTATCCGGTCAACAGGGAAAATCAACGCATCCAGCTCTTCGACGAGCGTTTTGGAACGACGGGGTTCGCGCCGGTGCCCCCCGAGTTGACTGTGGATTGGAGCTATTTGCTTGATGTGGACTCAGCCATCCCCTTCGCACGCTGCATGGCTTTCGATCACCTACTCGCGAGGGAGTTGATTCGCCTACCTATCGAGGTGGTTGGGAGCGCGCCTGCCCATGAGCAATCGCTCGCGTTCCGCAATCTCCGCCGTGGGCACGTCTTTGGACTACCGAGCGGCCAGACCGTCGCGCAACAGCTTGCGTTTGCCTACAACCAAGATGACACGCAGCGGATCGACCCGGCCGCCGACGTGGAGTTCGGCAAGATTCCAGGATGGAACAACCTCGATGCCACGATGCGCAGCGATCTGGAGTCGGCTACACCGCTCTTCTTCTACGTGCTCCGCGAGGCGGGTGTGCTGGGCGGCGGCGACCGCCTCGGCCCTGTCGGCTCCGCGATCCTTCTGGAAGTCTTCGGCGGGGCGCTCCTTGCCTGCCACGACTCGATTTTGACAGGCCCTGGTCGCACTTTCCGCCCGCTCCCCGAGGTGGCTGGTGACGGTGACTTCCGTCTAGCAGACGTAGCGCGCTATGTTCAGGCTTGTTTGAATAGCTCCGGCTAA
- a CDS encoding G8 domain-containing protein, protein MPTHLRASRHLWLCLVLAALALATSLPARAALNLDAPASQRDAFIASGNLDCAINPDILSERSWIGSFATTSAPQLWSDPATWDGQLPRAGADMLIPVGQHIILDVSTPPLGGVRVEGTLSFADAPVDLTADWILVSGPTARFEIGTPNAPYRHKATITLTADDPSENVAGSGSMSMGTKFLATMNGGSIGIHGHRRDAVSWTVLDGHVRPGDRELRLADRVDWRPGDEIVIAPSGYSPFEAEKRVVERVNGRTVTLTEPLDYRHFGEIQTIEGRRIDMRAEVGLLTRDIVIQGDENSLTRIDETGYHVGFGGHVMFMVGGTAQIEGVELVRMGQTGVRGRYPIHWHLAGDRPSDYARGNSVHHSYQRAYATHRTQRVTVENNVAYHVTDHMYVFAEDGEEYDNRFIGNLGILNWAKQPRDFAFPHRENYELSAQGEERSGIFWGRNPHNEIRDNRAAGSYRGHGFFFDQQYMSSFTTFTRYLHRDRPITFTGNVAHAIYETPGLGSHASYGPKMHGAGLMIGLREGPYPLEFGPDFLAYKVSHSGVWIEEENETIVGAVVADAGIGVSQTFGRIRDLFVVGNTANDVGGAIPATARHARSAGGVNITDQTQKKSHENLRRVSIDGATFVNVEPAAITVEWRKLEPGSETSGLRFVNTEPVFFFNKMQYGGIYDADGSLAGTNRPGMVHGEGDDDASISFCDWMTTGFYCPDDSALAEPQASTSLTDAVPGVAFTYWSGTFLELPRADTLGVATGEGIASKFDLDALPVLSGHAVSYEGFLDVPTTGTYRFVMDAKEGGTLSIGDEVVIQGNRPGQPEVREGYVRLAAGYHAIDVQHYKKLSNPKLSIKWEGPGFGLRVIQEADLSRGRSTGGVDTGDGGSSGGGEEPAENQAPVVELTSPQDGDRLDAGRSVTLRVDASDPDGTVTKVTFLVDGEPIGEDTSAPFSVRVRRAPTGVYTLSAIATDDQGATATSAPATVTVGDGVRIAQAGGANAWVLDSDSSLPEQLGIEGFYPNPFNPTTEARLLLADDGDYEVAIYDVTGRLVQQLMLPRMTAGTAVVRVDLTGHASGVYVLRARHLESGTTTSAQMTLLR, encoded by the coding sequence ATGCCTACGCACCTACGTGCTTCCCGCCATCTCTGGCTCTGTCTCGTTCTCGCTGCACTTGCCCTTGCGACAAGTCTGCCTGCACGAGCCGCCCTCAATCTCGACGCGCCCGCGTCGCAGCGCGATGCCTTCATCGCCTCGGGCAACCTCGACTGCGCAATCAACCCCGACATCCTCTCTGAGCGCTCTTGGATCGGCTCGTTCGCCACGACCAGCGCACCCCAGTTGTGGAGCGACCCGGCTACCTGGGACGGCCAACTCCCTCGCGCCGGTGCGGACATGCTCATCCCAGTCGGCCAGCACATCATCCTTGACGTTTCGACGCCCCCGCTCGGTGGCGTCCGCGTCGAGGGCACGCTCTCGTTTGCGGATGCGCCCGTCGACCTCACCGCCGACTGGATCCTCGTAAGCGGCCCAACAGCTCGCTTCGAAATCGGTACGCCGAACGCACCCTACCGCCACAAGGCCACCATCACGCTGACCGCCGACGATCCCAGCGAAAACGTAGCTGGCAGCGGTTCTATGTCGATGGGCACCAAGTTCCTCGCCACGATGAACGGCGGCTCCATCGGCATTCATGGACACCGGCGCGATGCGGTTTCCTGGACCGTCCTCGACGGGCACGTGCGCCCTGGCGACCGGGAGCTTCGTCTCGCCGACCGCGTCGACTGGCGCCCTGGCGACGAGATCGTGATCGCGCCGAGTGGCTATAGCCCCTTCGAAGCCGAGAAGCGCGTCGTCGAGCGTGTCAACGGGCGAACGGTCACGCTGACGGAGCCCCTCGACTACCGTCACTTCGGAGAGATCCAGACCATCGAGGGCCGCCGCATCGACATGCGCGCCGAAGTCGGCCTTCTGACACGCGACATCGTGATTCAGGGCGACGAGAACAGCCTGACTCGCATTGACGAGACCGGCTACCACGTCGGCTTTGGCGGGCACGTCATGTTCATGGTCGGCGGCACGGCCCAGATCGAAGGCGTCGAACTCGTGCGCATGGGCCAGACGGGCGTGAGAGGCCGCTACCCGATTCACTGGCACCTCGCCGGCGACCGGCCGAGCGACTACGCGCGGGGCAACTCGGTGCATCACAGCTACCAGCGGGCCTATGCCACCCACCGCACGCAGCGCGTGACGGTCGAGAACAACGTCGCTTACCACGTCACGGACCACATGTATGTGTTTGCCGAAGATGGCGAGGAGTACGACAATCGGTTCATCGGCAACCTCGGCATTCTGAACTGGGCCAAGCAACCGCGCGACTTTGCGTTCCCGCACCGCGAGAACTACGAGTTGTCAGCGCAGGGCGAGGAACGCTCGGGCATCTTCTGGGGCCGCAACCCCCACAACGAGATCCGCGACAATCGCGCAGCCGGCTCCTACCGGGGTCACGGCTTCTTCTTCGACCAGCAGTACATGTCGAGCTTCACCACGTTCACGCGCTACCTGCATCGTGATCGGCCGATCACATTCACCGGCAACGTCGCCCATGCGATCTACGAGACACCCGGTCTCGGCAGCCACGCCTCCTACGGACCCAAGATGCACGGGGCAGGCCTAATGATCGGCCTGCGAGAAGGTCCTTACCCCCTCGAATTCGGCCCGGACTTCCTCGCCTACAAGGTGAGCCACTCCGGCGTCTGGATCGAGGAGGAGAACGAAACGATTGTCGGCGCTGTCGTGGCAGATGCAGGTATCGGCGTGAGCCAGACGTTCGGCCGCATCCGCGACCTGTTCGTCGTAGGGAATACGGCCAACGACGTCGGCGGTGCGATCCCAGCCACCGCACGCCACGCGCGTTCCGCGGGCGGCGTCAACATCACCGACCAGACGCAGAAGAAGTCGCACGAGAACCTACGCCGCGTCTCGATCGACGGCGCGACGTTCGTGAACGTAGAACCAGCTGCCATTACCGTTGAATGGCGCAAGCTGGAGCCCGGTAGTGAGACCTCGGGCCTGCGGTTCGTAAACACTGAGCCAGTCTTCTTTTTCAACAAGATGCAGTACGGCGGCATCTACGACGCCGACGGCTCGCTCGCCGGCACAAACCGTCCGGGCATGGTGCACGGCGAGGGCGACGACGACGCGTCGATCAGCTTCTGCGACTGGATGACAACAGGCTTCTACTGTCCGGACGACAGTGCCCTTGCTGAGCCACAGGCTAGCACATCGCTCACCGACGCGGTGCCGGGTGTCGCGTTCACCTACTGGAGCGGTACGTTCCTCGAACTGCCACGTGCTGACACACTCGGCGTCGCCACGGGCGAGGGTATCGCTTCCAAATTCGACCTCGATGCCCTTCCCGTACTCTCGGGCCACGCGGTCTCCTACGAGGGCTTCCTCGACGTGCCCACAACGGGCACCTACCGATTCGTCATGGACGCGAAGGAAGGGGGCACGCTCTCCATCGGCGACGAGGTCGTCATTCAGGGCAACCGCCCCGGCCAGCCTGAAGTCCGAGAAGGCTACGTTCGCCTCGCCGCGGGCTACCACGCCATTGATGTCCAGCACTACAAGAAGCTGTCGAACCCAAAGCTGTCGATCAAATGGGAAGGCCCAGGCTTCGGGCTCCGTGTCATCCAGGAGGCAGACCTTTCGCGTGGTAGGTCGACTGGCGGCGTCGACACCGGTGACGGAGGATCCAGCGGCGGTGGCGAGGAGCCTGCCGAGAACCAAGCACCGGTCGTGGAGCTCACGTCGCCCCAGGACGGTGATCGCCTCGACGCAGGCCGGAGCGTGACACTCCGTGTCGACGCGTCAGATCCGGATGGCACCGTAACGAAGGTCACGTTCCTCGTGGACGGCGAGCCCATCGGCGAGGACACGAGCGCGCCGTTCTCGGTGCGCGTCCGCCGCGCCCCGACTGGCGTGTATACGCTCTCCGCGATTGCTACCGATGACCAGGGCGCCACAGCAACCTCAGCCCCGGCGACCGTCACAGTCGGCGACGGCGTCCGTATTGCGCAAGCCGGAGGCGCCAATGCCTGGGTCCTCGACAGCGATTCGTCCTTGCCTGAGCAACTCGGCATTGAGGGCTTCTACCCGAACCCGTTCAACCCAACCACGGAGGCCCGCCTTCTCCTCGCCGACGACGGCGACTACGAGGTGGCGATCTACGACGTGACGGGCCGCCTCGTACAGCAACTCATGCTGCCGCGCATGACTGCTGGCACGGCCGTCGTCCGAGTCGACCTCACGGGCCATGCCAGCGGCGTCTACGTCCTTCGGGCTCGGCACCTAGAGTCAGGAACCACCACCTCGGCGCAGATGACCTTGCTCAGGTAG